Proteins from a single region of Streptomyces sp. TN58:
- a CDS encoding ATP-dependent helicase, whose protein sequence is MITSSSDRSERRRTRTPGAYRLVRTGPERVDPPVLDAAQRAVVDHAGGPLLVLAGPGTGKTTTLVEAVAARVEAGAEPSRILILTFSRKAAVELRDRAALRLGGARAPQATTFHSFCYGLVRAHQDTDLFADPLRLLSGPEQDVMVRTLLEGQRRIRSIRWPDDLRAALTTRGFADEVRAVLARARELGLGPQALADFADRIGRPDWKAAAAFLSEYLDVLDIQGTLDYAELLHRAVLLAERTPSLASAYDAIFVDEYQDTDASQLRLLRALTGRGGTLVAFGDPDQSIYAFRGADINNVLDFESAFPGAQVRALTVSRRSGAAIVRATRLLTTRMPLPRLPAAAVRAHRDLRATREGGRVEVFTYPTAGAELDNIADILRRAHLEDGVPWQDMAVLVRAGGRTLPQMRRALIAAGVPVETDGTDTPLRHEPAVAPLLTALRLAATWPPAATDPAAPPPAAAANESGPATAPAPEPARADEAAAVPAAPAEPGAPAATAARDSTPEAAPEAAVDGAGAGPQDRATEAGRGGSGDPAGGVEAALTLLASPLGGMDAADLRRLGRALRDEERAAGVKVPAPSDVLLARALAEPERLTAHDPAYARGAQRLGLLLRKARELLQGGGTAEEALWILWDGTPWPDRLERQARRGGAAGRNADRDLDAVCALFDTAARAEERTGGSGALNFLEQLEAEDIAADTLTVRTTRPDAVRLMTAHRSKGLEWPLVVVAGVQEGLWPDLRRRGSLLEADRIGRDGLAEPLTPGALLAEERRLFYVAATRARDRLVVTAVKAPAEDGDQPSRLLTELGVTPKDVTGRPRRPLAVPALVAELRATTVDPDASPALRDAAARRLARLAALTDDEDRPLVPAAHPQRWWGLYEPTRSSVPLRDRERPVALSGSALDQLANTCSLQWFLGREVKADAPSTAAQGFGNVVHVLADEVASGRTPADLAVLMERLDSVWDALAFDAPWKSAQEKDNARAALERFLRWHTTDRGGRQAVATEHEFDVTLEAGDVAVRVRGSMDRVEADPQGRAYVVDFKTGKSAPTKDEVARHPQLAVYQLAVREGAVDEVFDGRRPDSGGAELVQLRQSAAVRDGGESVPKVQTQQPLDGEWVGDLLATAAGRVLDERFAPAAGRHCDHCSFRSSCSARPEGRQTVE, encoded by the coding sequence GACCACGCTGGTCGAGGCCGTCGCCGCCCGCGTGGAGGCGGGCGCGGAGCCCTCCCGGATCCTCATCCTCACCTTCAGCCGCAAGGCGGCCGTCGAGCTGCGCGACCGGGCCGCCCTCAGGCTGGGCGGCGCGCGCGCCCCGCAGGCCACCACCTTCCACTCCTTCTGCTACGGCCTGGTCCGCGCCCACCAGGACACCGATCTCTTCGCCGACCCGCTGCGGCTGCTGTCCGGCCCGGAGCAGGACGTGATGGTCCGCACCCTGCTGGAGGGCCAGCGCCGGATCCGCTCCATCCGCTGGCCGGACGACCTGCGGGCCGCGCTGACCACGCGCGGGTTCGCCGACGAGGTCCGGGCCGTCCTCGCCCGCGCCCGCGAGCTGGGCCTCGGCCCGCAGGCCCTCGCCGACTTCGCGGACCGCATCGGCCGCCCCGACTGGAAGGCGGCGGCGGCCTTCCTCTCCGAGTACCTGGACGTCCTCGACATCCAGGGCACCCTGGACTACGCCGAGCTCCTGCACCGCGCGGTCCTCCTCGCCGAGCGCACGCCGTCGCTGGCCTCCGCATACGACGCGATCTTCGTGGACGAGTACCAGGACACCGACGCCTCGCAGCTGCGGCTCCTGCGGGCCCTGACCGGGCGCGGCGGCACACTGGTCGCCTTCGGCGACCCCGACCAGTCGATCTACGCCTTCCGCGGCGCCGACATCAACAACGTCTTGGACTTCGAGTCCGCCTTCCCAGGCGCGCAGGTCAGGGCCCTGACCGTGAGCCGCCGCTCCGGCGCGGCCATCGTGCGGGCGACCCGCCTCCTCACGACCCGCATGCCGCTGCCCCGCCTCCCCGCGGCGGCCGTCCGCGCGCACCGGGACCTGCGGGCCACGCGGGAGGGCGGCCGGGTGGAGGTCTTCACCTACCCGACGGCCGGCGCCGAGCTGGACAACATCGCCGACATCCTGCGCCGTGCCCACCTGGAGGACGGCGTGCCCTGGCAGGACATGGCCGTCCTGGTCCGCGCCGGCGGCCGCACCCTTCCGCAGATGCGCCGCGCCCTGATCGCGGCGGGAGTACCGGTCGAGACCGACGGCACGGACACCCCCCTCCGCCACGAACCGGCGGTCGCCCCCCTCCTCACCGCCCTCCGCCTCGCAGCCACCTGGCCCCCCGCCGCGACCGACCCGGCGGCACCGCCCCCGGCTGCCGCAGCGAACGAGTCCGGTCCTGCGACCGCCCCCGCCCCGGAGCCGGCCCGCGCCGACGAGGCCGCAGCGGTGCCCGCTGCCCCGGCGGAACCGGGCGCGCCCGCTGCCACCGCCGCACGCGACTCCACTCCCGAGGCGGCCCCCGAGGCCGCGGTAGACGGGGCCGGGGCCGGTCCGCAGGACCGCGCCACGGAGGCCGGCCGCGGAGGGTCCGGCGACCCCGCCGGAGGCGTCGAGGCGGCGCTCACCCTGCTCGCCTCCCCCCTCGGCGGTATGGACGCCGCCGACCTGCGGCGCCTCGGCCGGGCCCTGCGGGACGAGGAGCGCGCCGCAGGCGTCAAGGTGCCCGCCCCCTCCGACGTCCTGCTCGCCCGCGCCCTCGCCGAGCCCGAGCGCCTCACCGCGCACGACCCGGCGTACGCCCGCGGCGCGCAGCGCCTCGGCCTGCTCCTGCGCAAGGCCCGCGAACTCCTCCAGGGCGGCGGCACCGCCGAAGAGGCCCTGTGGATCCTGTGGGACGGCACCCCCTGGCCCGACCGGCTGGAACGCCAGGCCCGCCGCGGCGGCGCGGCCGGCCGCAACGCCGACCGCGACCTCGACGCCGTCTGCGCCCTCTTCGACACCGCCGCCCGCGCCGAGGAGCGCACCGGCGGCAGCGGCGCGCTGAACTTCCTCGAACAACTGGAGGCGGAGGACATCGCCGCCGACACGTTGACGGTCCGCACCACCCGCCCCGACGCCGTCCGGCTGATGACCGCCCACCGCTCCAAGGGACTGGAGTGGCCCCTCGTCGTCGTCGCGGGCGTCCAGGAGGGCCTGTGGCCCGACCTGCGCCGCCGCGGCTCCCTCCTCGAAGCCGACCGCATCGGCCGCGACGGCCTCGCCGAGCCCCTCACCCCCGGCGCACTCCTCGCCGAGGAGCGCCGCCTCTTCTACGTCGCCGCCACCCGCGCCCGCGACCGCCTCGTCGTCACCGCCGTCAAGGCCCCCGCCGAGGACGGCGACCAGCCCTCCCGCCTCCTCACCGAGCTCGGCGTCACCCCGAAGGACGTCACCGGCCGGCCCCGCCGCCCCCTCGCCGTCCCCGCGCTCGTCGCCGAACTGCGCGCCACCACCGTCGACCCGGACGCCTCGCCCGCCCTGCGCGACGCGGCCGCCCGCCGCCTCGCCCGCCTCGCCGCGCTCACCGACGACGAGGACCGCCCCCTGGTCCCCGCCGCGCACCCGCAGCGCTGGTGGGGCCTGTACGAGCCCACCCGCAGCAGCGTCCCGCTCCGCGACCGGGAGCGGCCCGTCGCCCTCTCCGGCAGCGCCCTGGACCAGCTCGCGAACACCTGCTCCCTCCAGTGGTTCCTCGGCCGCGAGGTCAAGGCCGACGCCCCGTCCACCGCCGCCCAGGGCTTCGGCAACGTCGTCCACGTCCTCGCCGACGAGGTCGCCTCCGGCCGGACCCCCGCCGACCTGGCCGTCCTCATGGAACGCCTCGACTCGGTGTGGGACGCCCTCGCCTTCGACGCGCCCTGGAAGTCGGCGCAGGAGAAGGACAACGCCCGCGCCGCCCTCGAACGGTTCCTGCGCTGGCACACCACCGACCGCGGAGGCCGGCAGGCCGTGGCCACGGAGCACGAGTTCGACGTCACGCTCGAAGCCGGCGACGTCGCCGTCCGCGTCCGCGGCTCCATGGACCGGGTCGAGGCGGACCCGCAGGGCCGGGCGTACGTCGTCGACTTCAAGACCGGCAAGTCCGCGCCCACCAAGGACGAGGTCGCCCGCCACCCCCAGCTCGCCGTCTACCAGCTCGCCGTCCGCGAGGGCGCCGTCGACGAGGTGTTCGACGGACGGCGTCCCGACTCCGGCGGCGCCGAGCTCGTCCAGCTCCGCCAGAGCGCGGCGGTCCGCGACGGCGGCGAGAGCGTCCCGAAGGTGCAGACGCAGCAGCCGCTCGACGGGGAGTGGGTCGGCGACCTGCTCGCGACCGCCGCCGGCCGGGTACTGGACGAGCGGTTCGCGCCCGCCGCCGGCCGCCACTGCGACCACTGCTCCTTCCGCAGCTCGTGCAGCGCCCGCCCGGAGGGCCGCCAGACCGTCGAGTGA
- a CDS encoding UvrD-helicase domain-containing protein: MSARASVLTDPEQLKELLGIPFTPEQMACVTAPPAPQVIVAGAGSGKTTVMAARVVWLVGTGTVAPEQVLGLTFTNKAAGELAERVRTALARAGITDPDPSPADAAAAGGEPRISTYHAFAGQLLADHGLRIGLEPSSRLLADATRFQLAAKVLRDAPGPYPSLTKSVPDLVGDLLALDAELSEHLVDPQSLRLHDTDLLDVLAGTRLTNEDLRKVPEAVRGRLELLELVGRYRAAKRSRDLFDFSDQIALSAQLATTRPEVGVLLREEFRVVLLDEYQDTSVAQRLLLSGLFGAGTGHAVTAVGDPCQAIYGWRGASVANLDDFPAHFPHADGTPATRLSLSENRRSGGRLLDLANGLAAPLRAMHEGVEALRPAPGAEGVGQVRCALLETHAQELDWVADSVAHLVRTGTEPREIAVLCRSAADFAQIQAVLVDRDVPVEVVGLSGLLHLPEVADLVAVCEVLQDPGANASLVRLLIGPRWRIGARDLALLGRRARLLVGRTPAGTDPDERLAAAVEGVDPAEIVSLADALETFLDGAGQAPDDLPFSAEARVRFAHLAQELRDLRRSLADPLMDVLHRVLSATGLEVELSASPHALAARRRETLSNFMDVAAGFAALDGEATLLAFLAFLRTAAQYEKGLDHALPGGENTVKVLTAHKSKGLEWDVVVVPDLCAGSFPKEKPPEAWTSYAKVLPYALRGDAATLPADPAWTSAGLKSFKAALKHHKSVEELRLGYVTFTRPRSLLLASGHWWGPTQKKRRGPSRFLQALYEHCAAGFGEIEAWAEEPEPSAENPALADGSTADHSWPLPLDPHSLALRRSAAALVESYLATPPPPEEDDDAYLWPPDCEDPAYDDEPWPTDPGEEWDTDGPAAPSPHVVPRPRGPRPAAPPAEPHPSPQDPWADEARAADPSAQPGARGADPQGERHPAPQGAWAADPSAKPGAHANAPQDSWADEAWAADPSAQPGAYGADSVAEPRSGVPPFASAADPQGERHPASQGARPADPWAQTAARAADPAAEPRSQVAHPAGGAPLTPEEARAIASWDRDLDALEGELRRARAAVRDVELPPALSASQLLRLAADEEGFVRDLARPMPKPPQPAARQGTRFHAWVESRFDELPLPFLDVLDPVADLPGAAGDGPGSDQDIADEADLEALKAAFERSPYADRPPHRMEAPVQLTLAGRVIRGRIDAVYRTTDENGDDAYEIVDWKTGRTTEADPLQLAVYRLAWAEATNTPLDRVTAAFLHVRSGRVIRPRNLPGRARLERILQGESGPDGGHRTDG; the protein is encoded by the coding sequence GTGTCCGCGCGTGCGTCCGTACTGACCGATCCCGAGCAGCTCAAGGAGCTCCTCGGGATCCCGTTCACGCCCGAGCAGATGGCCTGCGTCACCGCCCCGCCCGCCCCGCAGGTGATCGTCGCCGGCGCCGGATCCGGCAAGACCACCGTCATGGCGGCCCGCGTCGTCTGGCTCGTCGGCACCGGCACCGTCGCGCCCGAACAGGTCCTCGGCCTGACCTTCACCAACAAGGCCGCCGGTGAACTGGCCGAGCGCGTACGCACCGCCCTGGCCCGGGCCGGCATCACCGACCCCGACCCCTCCCCGGCCGACGCCGCCGCGGCCGGCGGCGAGCCGCGCATCTCCACGTACCACGCCTTCGCCGGCCAGCTCCTGGCGGACCACGGCCTGCGCATCGGCCTGGAGCCCAGCTCCCGCCTCCTCGCCGACGCCACCCGCTTCCAGCTCGCCGCGAAGGTGCTGCGCGACGCCCCGGGCCCGTACCCCTCGCTCACCAAGTCCGTCCCCGACCTGGTCGGCGACCTCCTCGCGCTCGACGCCGAACTGTCCGAGCACCTGGTCGACCCGCAGAGCCTGCGCCTCCACGACACCGACCTGCTGGACGTGCTCGCCGGCACCCGGCTCACCAACGAGGACCTGCGCAAGGTCCCCGAGGCCGTGCGCGGCCGCCTCGAACTGCTGGAGCTCGTCGGCCGCTACCGCGCGGCCAAACGCTCCCGGGACCTGTTCGACTTCAGCGACCAGATAGCCCTCTCCGCGCAGCTCGCCACCACCCGGCCCGAGGTGGGGGTACTGCTGCGCGAGGAGTTCCGGGTGGTCCTGCTCGACGAGTACCAGGACACCTCGGTCGCGCAGCGGCTGCTGCTGTCCGGCCTGTTCGGCGCGGGCACCGGCCACGCCGTCACGGCCGTCGGCGACCCCTGCCAGGCGATCTACGGCTGGCGCGGCGCCTCCGTCGCCAACCTCGACGACTTCCCCGCACACTTCCCGCACGCCGACGGCACCCCCGCCACCCGGCTCTCCCTCAGCGAGAACCGGCGCAGCGGCGGCCGCCTCCTGGACCTGGCCAATGGCCTCGCCGCCCCGCTGCGCGCCATGCACGAGGGGGTGGAGGCGCTGCGTCCGGCGCCGGGGGCCGAAGGCGTCGGGCAGGTCCGCTGCGCCCTGCTGGAGACCCACGCGCAGGAGCTCGACTGGGTCGCCGACTCCGTCGCCCACCTGGTCCGCACGGGTACGGAGCCGCGCGAGATCGCCGTCCTGTGCCGGTCCGCCGCGGACTTCGCGCAGATCCAGGCCGTGCTGGTGGACCGGGACGTCCCGGTGGAGGTCGTCGGCCTGTCCGGGCTGCTGCACCTGCCCGAGGTCGCCGACCTCGTCGCCGTCTGCGAGGTCCTCCAGGACCCGGGCGCCAACGCCTCCCTCGTCCGGCTCCTCATCGGCCCCCGGTGGCGGATCGGCGCGCGCGACCTGGCCCTCCTGGGCCGTCGGGCGCGGCTCCTGGTGGGCCGTACGCCGGCCGGGACGGACCCCGACGAACGGCTCGCGGCGGCCGTCGAGGGCGTCGACCCGGCAGAGATCGTGTCCCTCGCGGACGCCCTGGAGACCTTCCTCGACGGCGCCGGCCAGGCCCCGGACGACCTCCCCTTCTCCGCCGAGGCCCGGGTCCGCTTCGCGCACCTCGCGCAGGAGCTGCGCGACCTGCGCCGGTCCCTCGCCGACCCGCTGATGGACGTCCTGCACCGGGTGCTGTCCGCCACCGGCCTCGAAGTGGAGCTGTCCGCGTCCCCGCACGCGCTGGCGGCCCGCCGGCGCGAGACCCTGTCGAACTTCATGGACGTCGCCGCCGGTTTCGCCGCGCTCGACGGGGAGGCCACACTGCTGGCCTTCCTGGCGTTCCTGCGCACGGCCGCCCAGTACGAGAAGGGCCTCGACCACGCGCTGCCGGGCGGCGAGAACACCGTGAAGGTCCTCACCGCCCACAAGTCCAAGGGCCTGGAGTGGGACGTCGTGGTGGTCCCGGACCTGTGCGCGGGGTCCTTCCCGAAGGAGAAGCCGCCGGAGGCCTGGACCTCGTACGCGAAGGTCCTCCCGTACGCCCTGCGCGGCGACGCCGCCACCCTGCCCGCGGACCCGGCCTGGACCTCGGCGGGCCTGAAGTCCTTCAAGGCCGCCCTCAAGCACCACAAGTCGGTGGAGGAGCTCCGCCTGGGCTATGTGACCTTCACCCGCCCGCGGTCCCTGCTGCTGGCCTCGGGCCACTGGTGGGGCCCGACCCAGAAGAAGCGGCGCGGCCCGTCGCGGTTCCTGCAGGCCCTCTACGAGCACTGCGCGGCCGGTTTCGGCGAGATCGAGGCCTGGGCGGAGGAGCCCGAGCCGTCCGCCGAGAACCCGGCCCTGGCGGACGGGTCCACGGCGGACCACTCCTGGCCGCTCCCGCTCGACCCGCACTCCCTCGCCCTGCGCCGCTCGGCGGCCGCCCTCGTGGAGTCCTACCTGGCGACACCGCCCCCGCCGGAAGAGGACGACGACGCCTACCTCTGGCCCCCGGACTGCGAGGACCCCGCCTACGACGACGAGCCGTGGCCCACCGACCCCGGCGAGGAGTGGGACACCGACGGGCCCGCAGCCCCGAGCCCCCACGTCGTCCCCCGGCCACGCGGCCCACGACCCGCCGCCCCACCGGCAGAGCCGCACCCCTCCCCGCAGGACCCCTGGGCCGATGAGGCCCGGGCGGCCGACCCGTCGGCGCAGCCCGGCGCCCGTGGGGCCGACCCGCAGGGTGAGCGGCACCCCGCGCCGCAGGGCGCGTGGGCCGCCGACCCGTCGGCGAAGCCGGGCGCCCACGCGAACGCCCCGCAGGACTCCTGGGCCGATGAGGCCTGGGCGGCCGACCCGTCGGCGCAGCCCGGCGCCTACGGCGCCGACTCAGTGGCGGAGCCGCGCTCGGGCGTGCCCCCGTTCGCCTCCGCAGCCGACCCGCAGGGTGAGCGGCACCCCGCGTCGCAGGGCGCGCGGCCCGCCGACCCGTGGGCGCAGACGGCCGCCCGTGCGGCCGACCCGGCGGCGGAGCCGCGCTCCCAGGTGGCCCACCCCGCCGGAGGCGCCCCCCTCACGCCCGAGGAGGCCAGGGCGATCGCCTCCTGGGACCGGGACCTCGACGCCCTGGAGGGCGAGCTCCGCCGTGCCCGCGCGGCCGTCCGCGACGTGGAGCTGCCCCCCGCGCTCTCGGCCAGCCAGCTGCTCCGGCTCGCCGCCGACGAGGAGGGCTTCGTACGCGACCTCGCCCGCCCGATGCCCAAGCCCCCGCAGCCCGCCGCCCGCCAGGGCACCCGCTTCCACGCATGGGTCGAGTCCCGCTTCGACGAGCTGCCGCTGCCCTTCCTCGACGTCCTCGACCCCGTCGCCGACCTGCCCGGCGCCGCCGGCGACGGCCCCGGCTCCGACCAGGACATCGCCGACGAGGCCGACCTCGAAGCCCTCAAGGCCGCCTTCGAGCGCAGCCCGTACGCCGACCGCCCGCCCCACCGCATGGAGGCCCCGGTCCAGCTCACCCTCGCCGGCCGCGTCATCCGCGGCCGCATCGACGCCGTCTACCGGACCACCGACGAGAACGGCGACGACGCCTACGAGATCGTCGACTGGAAGACCGGCCGGACCACAGAGGCCGATCCGCTCCAGCTCGCCGTCTACCGCCTCGCCTGGGCCGAGGCCACGAACACCCCGCTCGACCGGGTCACCGCCGCCTTCCTGCACGTCCGCAGCGGCCGTGTCATCCGCCCCCGCAACCTGCCCGGCAGGGCCCGTCTTGAGCGGATCCTCCAAGGCGAATCGGGCCCCGACGGCGGCCACCGGACGGACGGCTAG
- a CDS encoding dipeptidase has protein sequence MSDTQPDSVVRTYIDTHRTAFLDDLAEWLRIPSVSAQPEHADDVRRSAEWLAAKLKETGFPVAEVWETDGAPAVYAHWPSEDPDAPTVLVYGHHDVQPAAVADGWHTDPFEPVVRDGRMYARGAADDKGQVFFHTLGVRAHLAATGAAAPAVHLKLIVEGEEESGSAHFRELVEARAGELAADVVIVSDTGMWSETTPTVCTGMRGVADCEIDLHGPDQDIHSGAFGGAVPNPATAAARLVAALHDADGRVTVPGFYDGIAELTDAERALIAELPFDEAEWLRTAKSHAAAGEAGYSTLERVWARPTAEVNGIGGGYQGPGGKTIVPASAHVKLSFRLVSGQDPYEVEAAVREWVAARVPDGIRHTITFGAPTRPCLTPLDHPALQSVVRSMGRAFGQKIRFTREGGSGPAADLQDVLGAPVLFLGISVPSDGWHAPNEKVELDLLFKGVETAAYLWGDLAAGLRAPRTTRTSRTPA, from the coding sequence ATGAGCGACACCCAGCCGGACAGCGTCGTCCGCACGTACATCGACACCCACCGCACCGCCTTCCTCGACGACCTCGCCGAGTGGCTGCGGATCCCCTCCGTCTCGGCCCAGCCCGAGCACGCGGACGACGTACGCCGCAGCGCCGAATGGCTCGCGGCGAAGCTCAAGGAGACCGGCTTCCCGGTCGCCGAGGTCTGGGAGACCGACGGCGCCCCCGCCGTCTACGCGCACTGGCCGAGCGAGGACCCGGACGCGCCCACCGTCCTCGTGTACGGCCACCACGACGTGCAGCCCGCCGCCGTCGCCGACGGCTGGCACACCGACCCCTTCGAGCCGGTCGTCCGGGACGGCCGGATGTACGCGCGCGGCGCCGCCGACGACAAGGGCCAGGTGTTCTTCCACACCCTGGGCGTACGCGCGCACCTCGCGGCCACCGGCGCCGCCGCCCCCGCCGTACATCTCAAGCTGATCGTCGAGGGCGAGGAGGAGTCGGGCTCCGCCCACTTCCGCGAGCTCGTCGAGGCCCGCGCCGGCGAACTCGCCGCCGACGTCGTGATCGTCTCCGACACCGGCATGTGGTCCGAGACCACCCCCACCGTCTGCACCGGCATGCGCGGCGTCGCCGACTGCGAGATCGACCTGCACGGCCCAGACCAGGACATCCACTCCGGCGCCTTCGGCGGAGCCGTGCCCAACCCGGCCACCGCCGCCGCCCGCCTCGTCGCCGCCCTGCACGACGCCGACGGCCGCGTCACCGTCCCCGGCTTCTACGACGGCATCGCCGAACTCACCGACGCGGAGCGCGCCCTGATCGCCGAGCTGCCCTTCGACGAGGCCGAGTGGCTGCGCACGGCCAAGTCCCACGCGGCCGCCGGGGAGGCCGGGTACAGCACCCTGGAGCGCGTCTGGGCCCGTCCGACGGCCGAGGTCAACGGCATCGGAGGCGGCTACCAGGGCCCGGGCGGCAAGACCATCGTGCCGGCCTCCGCCCATGTGAAGCTGTCGTTCCGCCTGGTGTCCGGGCAGGACCCGTACGAGGTCGAGGCGGCCGTCAGGGAATGGGTCGCGGCCCGCGTCCCGGACGGGATCCGCCACACGATCACCTTCGGCGCGCCGACCCGCCCGTGCCTGACCCCGCTGGACCACCCGGCCCTGCAGTCCGTCGTCCGGTCCATGGGCCGCGCCTTCGGACAGAAGATCCGCTTCACCCGCGAGGGCGGCTCCGGACCCGCCGCCGACCTCCAGGACGTCCTGGGCGCGCCCGTGCTGTTCCTCGGCATCTCCGTGCCGTCCGACGGCTGGCACGCGCCGAACGAGAAGGTCGAACTCGACCTGCTGTTCAAGGGCGTCGAGACGGCGGCCTACCTCTGGGGGGACCTGGCCGCCGGACTCCGCGCCCCCCGCACCACCCGTACGTCCCGCACACCCGCCTGA
- the nudC gene encoding NAD(+) diphosphatase, producing MEVPVSTHTERPLSLTAPSGIDRSAHHRLDEAWLAAAWSHPTTRVFVVSGGQVLIDDTPDGGTGIVMTPAFEAPVTETHRYFLGTDEDGVRYFALQKDALPGRMDQSARPAGLREAGLLLNDRDAALMVNAVALENWQRMHRFCSRCGERTVVAAAGHIRRCPGCGAEHYPRTDPAVIMLVTDEYDRALLGRQVHWPEGRFSTLAGFVEPGESIEQSVVREVWEEAGVRVGRVEYVASQPWPFPYSLMLGFNARATSSEITVDGEEIQEARWFSRDELRAAFESGEVLPPSGISIAARLVELWYGEPLPKAAA from the coding sequence TTGGAAGTACCAGTGAGCACCCATACCGAGCGCCCTCTCTCGCTCACCGCGCCCAGCGGTATCGACCGGTCCGCGCACCACCGCCTCGACGAGGCGTGGCTCGCCGCCGCCTGGAGCCACCCGACGACCCGCGTCTTCGTCGTCTCCGGCGGGCAGGTCCTGATCGACGACACCCCCGACGGAGGCACCGGCATCGTGATGACACCGGCCTTCGAGGCCCCGGTCACCGAGACCCACCGCTACTTCCTGGGCACGGACGAGGACGGCGTACGGTACTTCGCGCTCCAGAAGGACGCGCTGCCCGGCCGCATGGACCAGTCGGCCCGCCCGGCCGGCCTGCGCGAGGCCGGACTGCTGCTGAACGACCGCGACGCCGCACTGATGGTCAACGCGGTGGCGCTGGAGAACTGGCAGCGGATGCACCGCTTCTGCTCCCGCTGCGGAGAGCGCACGGTGGTCGCGGCGGCCGGGCACATCCGCCGCTGCCCGGGCTGCGGCGCCGAGCACTACCCCCGCACGGACCCGGCCGTGATCATGCTGGTCACCGACGAGTACGACCGCGCGCTGCTGGGCCGCCAGGTGCACTGGCCGGAGGGCCGCTTCTCGACGCTCGCCGGGTTCGTGGAGCCGGGGGAGTCGATCGAGCAGTCCGTCGTCCGCGAGGTGTGGGAGGAGGCGGGCGTCCGGGTCGGGCGGGTCGAGTACGTGGCCAGCCAGCCGTGGCCGTTCCCCTACAGCCTGATGCTGGGCTTCAACGCCCGCGCCACCAGCTCCGAGATCACCGTGGACGGCGAGGAGATCCAGGAGGCCCGCTGGTTCTCGCGCGACGAGCTGCGCGCGGCGTTCGAGTCGGGCGAGGTGCTGCCCCCGTCGGGCATCTCCATCGCCGCGCGGCTGGTCGAGCTCTGGTACGGGGAGCCGCTGCCGAAGGCCGCGGCGTGA
- a CDS encoding mycoredoxin codes for MQDTGTVTMYSTTWCGYCRRLKTQLDREGIAYNEINIELDPASAAFVEKANGGNQTVPTVLVKSAAGNESVMTNPSLAQVKQALAV; via the coding sequence ATGCAGGACACGGGCACCGTCACGATGTACAGCACGACCTGGTGCGGCTACTGCCGTCGGCTGAAGACCCAGCTGGACCGGGAAGGCATCGCGTACAACGAGATCAACATCGAGCTCGACCCGGCGTCCGCTGCGTTCGTGGAGAAGGCCAACGGCGGGAACCAGACCGTCCCCACCGTGCTCGTGAAGTCCGCCGCCGGCAACGAGTCCGTCATGACGAACCCGAGCCTGGCCCAGGTCAAGCAGGCCCTCGCCGTCTGA